From Apium graveolens cultivar Ventura chromosome 9, ASM990537v1, whole genome shotgun sequence, the proteins below share one genomic window:
- the LOC141687020 gene encoding vacuolar iron transporter homolog 1-like: MATITNTQVIVKQQLSEEKEEIDYSKRGQWLRAAVLGATDGLVSIASLMMGVGAVKKDVKAMILSGFAGLVAGACSMAIGEFVSVYSQLDIEVAQMKRDRRTQAMTGNENCEIEREKLPSPVQAAVASALAFMLGAVVPLLAATFVGDYMLRVEVVVVAVTLSLVVFGWVGALMGGTPVFKSCARVLIGGWMAMSITYGFTKLIGSTGI; this comes from the coding sequence ATGGCAACCATAACTAACACTCAAGTGATCGTAAAACAACAGTTATctgaagagaaggaagagatAGACTATTCCAAGAGAGGACAATGGCTTCGTGCAGCTGTGCTAGGAGCCACTGATGGACTTGTGTCCATTGCATCGCTGATGATGGGTGTTGGAGCTGTTAAAAAAGATGTTAAAGCCATGATACTTAGTGGCTTTGCAGGGCTTGTAGCTGGTGCCTGTAGCATGGCAATTGGGGAGTTTGTATCGGTATACTCTCAGCTCGATATTGAAGTAGCTCAAATGAAGAGGGACAGAAGGACTCAAGCTATGACAGGTAATGAAAACTGCGAAATTGAGAGGGAAAAACTGCCTAGTCCAGTGCAGGCAGCTGTGGCATCAGCACTTGCCTTTATGCTAGGAGCCGTGGTTCCATTGTTGGCTGCAACTTTTGTAGGAGACTATATGTTGAGGGTCGAAGTGGTGGTTGTTGCAGTGACCTTGTCACTGGTGGTGTTTGGTTGGGTCGGAGCGTTGATGGGAGGTACTCCAGTTTTTAAGTCTTGTGCTAGGGTGTTGATTGGAGGTTGGATGGCTATGAGTATCACTTACGGATTCACCAAGTTGATTGGATCTACCGGAATTTAA